From the genome of bacterium, one region includes:
- a CDS encoding response regulator transcription factor, whose translation MTQTTVLLADHQCVVREAMHLLIEQRNDLHVVGEVGSGEAVIDAVGRFSPDLVIMEQGLPGMPTVDIIRKTVETSSRTKVLMLTAQENRSAVEDALRSGAVGYVVKTACSKEFLEAIDVVREGRSYLSPSVAHHLVNAISHPGESSGTGAGSLTNRERQVVQLIAEGLSSKEIAAHLGVSHKTIESHRASVMEKLDIHKASALVRYAIREGLVAP comes from the coding sequence ATGACTCAGACAACTGTTCTACTTGCGGATCATCAGTGCGTCGTCAGAGAGGCGATGCACCTTCTGATCGAGCAACGAAACGATTTGCATGTGGTCGGCGAGGTTGGCAGCGGCGAAGCGGTCATCGATGCGGTGGGTCGCTTTTCACCGGACCTGGTCATCATGGAGCAGGGCCTTCCTGGGATGCCGACCGTCGACATCATTCGCAAGACGGTCGAGACGAGCAGTCGTACCAAGGTGCTGATGCTCACCGCCCAGGAGAACCGCTCGGCCGTCGAAGACGCCCTGCGTTCCGGCGCGGTTGGCTATGTCGTGAAGACGGCCTGCTCGAAGGAGTTTCTCGAGGCGATCGATGTGGTTCGGGAAGGCCGTTCCTACCTGTCGCCTTCGGTTGCCCACCATCTGGTGAACGCGATCAGCCATCCAGGGGAAAGTTCCGGCACTGGCGCTGGCTCGCTGACCAACCGCGAACGGCAGGTCGTACAGTTGATTGCCGAAGGGCTCTCCAGCAAGGAGATCGCTGCGCACCTGGGGGTCTCTCACAAGACCATCGAGAGCCACCGCGCCAGCGTCATGGAGAAACTGGACATCCACAAAGCCTCGGCGCTGGTTCGCTACGCGATCCGCGAGGGGCTCGTCGCGCCCTAG
- a CDS encoding SDR family oxidoreductase has product MILEGKTVVVSGVGPGLGGEVARVALRDGAKVLVGARNEARLREIAEQLDPSGAQVEAFAVDITDADACAAFIARGEERFGGIDAIVQVAARDALFGGLDATSSDDWHSALEVNVVGTMNLIQAAVPAMKKRGGGSVVLIGSQSFRLPPPNKQLAYASSKGALMSAMYHLAAELGPERIRVNTVVPTWMWGPPVEMYVGWQAKERGVAKEEIISEITAGMPLGEIPADEDVAEVVGFLCSDRARMVTAQSIAVDAGEVMG; this is encoded by the coding sequence ATGATCCTGGAAGGCAAAACCGTAGTCGTGTCAGGCGTCGGGCCCGGCCTGGGTGGGGAGGTCGCCCGGGTTGCCCTACGAGATGGCGCGAAGGTGCTGGTCGGGGCTCGCAACGAGGCGCGGCTCCGTGAGATCGCTGAGCAACTCGACCCCAGCGGTGCGCAGGTCGAGGCCTTTGCTGTCGACATCACCGACGCCGATGCCTGTGCGGCATTCATCGCCCGGGGCGAGGAACGCTTCGGTGGCATCGATGCGATCGTTCAGGTCGCGGCGCGCGATGCCCTCTTCGGAGGCCTCGACGCGACTTCGAGCGACGATTGGCACTCGGCCCTCGAGGTGAACGTGGTCGGCACGATGAATCTCATCCAGGCGGCGGTACCGGCCATGAAGAAAAGGGGTGGAGGCTCGGTGGTACTGATCGGCTCCCAATCCTTCCGTCTCCCTCCGCCCAACAAGCAACTGGCCTACGCATCCTCGAAGGGCGCATTGATGTCGGCCATGTACCACCTTGCCGCGGAACTCGGGCCGGAGCGGATCCGCGTCAATACGGTCGTGCCCACCTGGATGTGGGGCCCGCCGGTCGAGATGTACGTCGGCTGGCAGGCCAAGGAGCGAGGCGTCGCGAAGGAGGAGATCATCTCCGAGATCACCGCCGGAATGCCCCTAGGCGAGATCCCGGCGGACGAGGACGTGGCAGAAGTGGTGGGCTTCCTCTGTTCGGATAGGGCCCGCATGGTCACGGCCCAGTCGATTGCGGTGGACGCCGGCGAGGTGATGGGCTGA